A single region of the Phaenicophaeus curvirostris isolate KB17595 chromosome 4, BPBGC_Pcur_1.0, whole genome shotgun sequence genome encodes:
- the GFRA4 gene encoding GDNF family receptor alpha-4 isoform X2 yields the protein MRGILCFCTLVLLGMAEAVSLSRDCLQAGESCTNDPICSAKFRTLRQCIAGNGANKLGPDAKNQCRSTVTALLSSQLYGCKCKRGMKKEKHCLSVYWSIHHTLMEGMNVLESSPYEPFVRGFDYVRLASITAGSENEVTQVNRCLDAAKACNVDEMCQRLRTEYVSFCIRRVARADTCNRSKCHKALRKFFDRVPPEYTHELLFCPCEDTACAERRRQTIVPACSYESKEKPNCLAPLDSCRENYVCRSRYAEFQFNCQPSLQSASGCRRESYAACLLAYTGIIGSPITPNYIDNSTSSIAPWCTCNASGNRQEECESFLHLFTNNICLQNAILAFGNGTYLNAAVAPSIPPTTQMYKQERNSNRAVATLRENIFEHLQPTKVAGEERLLRGSTRLSSGTSSPAAPSHWAASLLQMWFLFTPAALSLSVM from the exons GTATGGCGGAAGCTGTCAGCTTAAGCAGGGACTGCCTTCAGGCGGGCGAGTCCTGCACCAACGACCCCATCTGCAGTGCCAAATTCAGGACTCTCCGGCAATGCATCGCAGGCAACGGAGCCAACAAGTTGGGCCCCGACGCCAAGAACCAGTGCCGGAGCACTGTGacagccctgctctccagccagctGTACGGCTGCAAGTGCAAACGAGGCATGAAAAAGGAGAAGCACTGCTTGAGCGTCTACTGGAGCATCCACCACACGCTGATGGAAG GCATGAACGTACTGGAGAGTTCCCCTTACGAGCCGTTCGTCAGGGGCTTTGATTACGTCCGGCTGGCGTCCATCACCGCAG GGTCTGAGAATGAGGTGACTCAGGTGAACCGGTGTCTGGATGCTGCCAAAGCCTGCAATGTGGACGAGATGTGCCAGCGGCTGCGGACGGAATACGTCTCCTTCTGCATCCGGCGCGTGGCCCGGGCCGACACCTGCAACCGCTCCAAGTGTCACAAGGCTTTGCGCAAGTTCTTTGACCGCGTGCCCCCCGAGTACACCCACGAGCTGCTCTTCTGCCCCTGTGAAGACACGGCTTGTGCTGAACGCCGGCGACAAACCATCGTTCCTGCCTGCTCCTATGAGTCCAAGGAGAAGCCCAACTGCCTGGCGCCTCTGGATTCCTGCAGGGAAAACTACGTCTGCAG GTCACGCTACGCAGAGTTCCAGTTTAATTGCCAGCCCTCCCTGCAGTCCGCGAGCGGCTGCCGGAGGGAGAGCtatgctgcctgcctgctggcGTATACAGGGATCATAG GCAGTCCCATCACACCCAACTACATCGACAACTCGACTTCCAGCATAGCTCCCTGGTGCACGTGTAATGCCAGTGGCAACCGGCAGGAAGAGTGTGAGAGCTTTCTGCATCTCTTCACCAACAATATCTGTCTCC AAAATGCCATTCTGGCGTTTGGCAATGGGACCTACCTGAATGCAGCCGTGGCCCCATCCATCCCCCCCACCACACAGATGTACAAGCAGGAGCGAAACTCCAACAGAGCTGTGGCAACCCTCAGAGAGAACATCTTTGAGCACCTCCAGCCCACCAAG GTGGCCGGAGAGGAGAGGCTCCTGCGGGGCTCCACTCGCCTGTCATCGGGGacctccagcccagcagctccctcccactgggcagcctctctgCTGCAGATGTGGTTTCTCTTCACTCCTGCTGCGCTGAGCCTCTCTGTGATGTGA
- the GFRA4 gene encoding GDNF family receptor alpha-4 isoform X1: protein MRGILCFCTLVLLEGMAEAVSLSRDCLQAGESCTNDPICSAKFRTLRQCIAGNGANKLGPDAKNQCRSTVTALLSSQLYGCKCKRGMKKEKHCLSVYWSIHHTLMEGMNVLESSPYEPFVRGFDYVRLASITAGSENEVTQVNRCLDAAKACNVDEMCQRLRTEYVSFCIRRVARADTCNRSKCHKALRKFFDRVPPEYTHELLFCPCEDTACAERRRQTIVPACSYESKEKPNCLAPLDSCRENYVCRSRYAEFQFNCQPSLQSASGCRRESYAACLLAYTGIIGSPITPNYIDNSTSSIAPWCTCNASGNRQEECESFLHLFTNNICLQNAILAFGNGTYLNAAVAPSIPPTTQMYKQERNSNRAVATLRENIFEHLQPTKVAGEERLLRGSTRLSSGTSSPAAPSHWAASLLQMWFLFTPAALSLSVM from the exons AAGGTATGGCGGAAGCTGTCAGCTTAAGCAGGGACTGCCTTCAGGCGGGCGAGTCCTGCACCAACGACCCCATCTGCAGTGCCAAATTCAGGACTCTCCGGCAATGCATCGCAGGCAACGGAGCCAACAAGTTGGGCCCCGACGCCAAGAACCAGTGCCGGAGCACTGTGacagccctgctctccagccagctGTACGGCTGCAAGTGCAAACGAGGCATGAAAAAGGAGAAGCACTGCTTGAGCGTCTACTGGAGCATCCACCACACGCTGATGGAAG GCATGAACGTACTGGAGAGTTCCCCTTACGAGCCGTTCGTCAGGGGCTTTGATTACGTCCGGCTGGCGTCCATCACCGCAG GGTCTGAGAATGAGGTGACTCAGGTGAACCGGTGTCTGGATGCTGCCAAAGCCTGCAATGTGGACGAGATGTGCCAGCGGCTGCGGACGGAATACGTCTCCTTCTGCATCCGGCGCGTGGCCCGGGCCGACACCTGCAACCGCTCCAAGTGTCACAAGGCTTTGCGCAAGTTCTTTGACCGCGTGCCCCCCGAGTACACCCACGAGCTGCTCTTCTGCCCCTGTGAAGACACGGCTTGTGCTGAACGCCGGCGACAAACCATCGTTCCTGCCTGCTCCTATGAGTCCAAGGAGAAGCCCAACTGCCTGGCGCCTCTGGATTCCTGCAGGGAAAACTACGTCTGCAG GTCACGCTACGCAGAGTTCCAGTTTAATTGCCAGCCCTCCCTGCAGTCCGCGAGCGGCTGCCGGAGGGAGAGCtatgctgcctgcctgctggcGTATACAGGGATCATAG GCAGTCCCATCACACCCAACTACATCGACAACTCGACTTCCAGCATAGCTCCCTGGTGCACGTGTAATGCCAGTGGCAACCGGCAGGAAGAGTGTGAGAGCTTTCTGCATCTCTTCACCAACAATATCTGTCTCC AAAATGCCATTCTGGCGTTTGGCAATGGGACCTACCTGAATGCAGCCGTGGCCCCATCCATCCCCCCCACCACACAGATGTACAAGCAGGAGCGAAACTCCAACAGAGCTGTGGCAACCCTCAGAGAGAACATCTTTGAGCACCTCCAGCCCACCAAG GTGGCCGGAGAGGAGAGGCTCCTGCGGGGCTCCACTCGCCTGTCATCGGGGacctccagcccagcagctccctcccactgggcagcctctctgCTGCAGATGTGGTTTCTCTTCACTCCTGCTGCGCTGAGCCTCTCTGTGATGTGA